The following are from one region of the Salvia splendens isolate huo1 chromosome 2, SspV2, whole genome shotgun sequence genome:
- the LOC121780778 gene encoding uncharacterized protein LOC121780778, translating to MFDIIVNSYHYSKNSQFIWMPYVDRQLPDSCLEINNSWRSVTYMVCWAIVEAHEPERVVRQFGGTPFIPELCDWGFNETRFKTNPRGKAKTDWAMQNKAYIQHWERRSEFVSNHYMEPLEDHVQVSRSRDEHCCIIINTPKAETLARVFQLSRGFDPEDAVGLLHEINNLVLNCLTDCGESERTVIPSTQRTDVDMSRGFIRRARGIG from the exons ATGTTCGACATTATCGTGAACAGTTATCATTACTCCAAAAATAGCCAG tttatttggatgcCATATGTGGACCGTCAATTGCCAGACTCCTGCCTCGAGATAAACAACAGTTGGAGATCTGTGACGTACATGGTTTGTTGGGCTATTGTCGAAGCACATGAGCCTGAGCGCGTTGTGAGACAATTTGGAGGCACTCCGTTCATTCCAGAATTGTGTGATTGGGGTTTCAATGAAACTCGTTTCAAAACAAATCCTCGTGGAAAAGCTAAGACGGACTGGGCTATGCAGAACAAGGCTTACATTCAACATTGGGAGAGAAGGTCGGAGTTCGTGTCTAATCATTACATGGAGCCTCTTGAAGACCACGTTCAG GTTTCCAGAAGTAGGGATGAACACTGTTGCATCATCATCAACACTCCAA AGGCTGAGACATTGGCCCGTGTATTTCAATTGTCGCGCGGTTTTGACCCAGAGGACGCCGTAGGATTGTTGCATGAGATTAACAATCTTGTTCTTAACTGCCTTACCGATTGCGGTGAGAGTGAACGCACGGTCATACCTTCCACACAACGCACTGATGTGGATATGTCCCGGGGTTTTATCCGAAGAGCTCGCGGTATTGGTTAA